A single genomic interval of Helianthus annuus cultivar XRQ/B chromosome 13, HanXRQr2.0-SUNRISE, whole genome shotgun sequence harbors:
- the LOC110900867 gene encoding uncharacterized protein LOC110900867 translates to MADQNDAQPKPAAPSLHPVYTVTNIQNKVRVLDGTKVTYSSWVKLFQLHARGYKVLDHIDGTLPPATTDPSYENWAEVDAIVLQWIYGSLSDDLLVRVLETESTALQAWIRVLPTAQRSEELAGQLSDVDNPVSARRLVIQLVRGLPSEYDTVAAQLNQTLPSWEEAVNMLELEEQRQANREKDNPIAAAATPDAPPPTPEPQNQRRNPAPRGQSRYPKERRPNGPHRYPN, encoded by the exons ATGGCCGACCAAAATGATGCTCAACCCAAACCTGCTGCTCCGTCCCTGCACCCCGTGTATACGGTAACCAACATCCAAAACAAAGTGCGTGTCTTGGATGGCACGAAGGTCACCTATTCCTCTTGGGTGAAGCTTTTTCAATTGCACGCTCGTGGGTACAAGGTACTCGACCACATTGACGGTACCCTCCCACCGGCGACTACCGACCCCTCCTATGAAAACTGGGCTGAGGTGGACGCAATCGTCCTCCAATGGATCTACGGATCCTTGTCGGATGATTTGCTTGTCCGTGTTCTTGAAACTGAATCCACCGCTCTTCAAGCCTGGATTC GCGTACTGCCAACGGCTCAAAGAAGTGAAGAACTGGCTGGACAGCTTTCTGATGTTGACAACCCTGTCAGTGCGAGACGCCTTGTAATCCAACTGGTCCGCGGCTTGCCTTCTGAGTACGACACGGTTGCTGCCCAACTAAATCAAACTCTCCCATCTTGGGAAGAGGCGGTGAACATGCTGGAACTTGAAGAGCAACGCCAAGCAAACCGTGAAAAAGACAACCCCATTGCTGCTGCCGCCACCCCAGATGCACCTCCACCCACTCCTGAACCACAAAACCAACGCCGCAATCCAGCCCCTCGTGGTCAGTCCCGATACCCCAAAGAGCGCCGTCCAAATGGCCCACATCGATACCCAAACTGA